A window of the Syntrophothermus lipocalidus DSM 12680 genome harbors these coding sequences:
- the recO gene encoding DNA repair protein RecO — protein MAKYYITEAIVLKNQDFIETDKIVTFFARREGKLRAVAKGIKKPNSSLRGAVQPFCFSCLHLSRGRELDLITQGRIIEFFGYVRDDMVKTLHSLYLMELLDKSLAEADPHPEVFDATLTVLRCLEDGPFSPLAVRWFELKLARELGYALGLQKCILCGRGKAVVLSIKDGGVLCDRCNRASTDNLIFALDGELWALLRDLEQKDVSFLQRVKPSARALRVAEQILERHLEYHLGHRFNTKSVIRNLLEDK, from the coding sequence ATGGCAAAATACTACATAACCGAAGCTATAGTTTTAAAAAATCAGGATTTCATAGAAACCGACAAAATAGTAACGTTCTTTGCCCGTCGGGAAGGAAAATTGAGGGCGGTAGCCAAAGGCATTAAGAAACCGAACAGTTCTCTGCGAGGAGCGGTACAGCCTTTTTGTTTTTCATGCCTGCACCTTAGCCGCGGGCGCGAGTTGGATCTGATTACTCAAGGAAGGATCATCGAGTTTTTTGGGTATGTACGGGATGACATGGTTAAAACGTTACACAGCCTGTATTTGATGGAGCTGCTGGATAAAAGCCTGGCCGAGGCCGACCCGCACCCGGAGGTTTTCGATGCCACATTGACTGTTCTCCGTTGTCTGGAGGATGGACCGTTTTCTCCTCTGGCTGTTCGCTGGTTTGAACTGAAGCTAGCCCGAGAATTAGGATATGCGCTCGGTTTGCAGAAGTGTATACTTTGCGGTCGCGGAAAGGCGGTTGTTCTCAGCATCAAAGACGGGGGTGTTCTCTGCGACCGGTGTAATCGGGCGAGCACGGATAACCTTATTTTCGCATTGGATGGTGAGCTTTGGGCTTTGTTACGCGACCTGGAGCAGAAGGATGTTTCTTTCTTGCAAAGGGTGAAGCCGTCTGCTCGAGCTTTGCGGGTGGCTGAACAGATACTGGAAAGGCACCTCGAATACCACCTCGGGCACAGGTTTAACACCAAAAGCGTTATAAGAAACCTACTGGAGGATAAATAA
- a CDS encoding uroporphyrinogen III decarboxylase gives MNHRKRVLASIRHQALDRIPLGELVIPDGLVERAFGVKPRGDRARLCLRKEFLEELGMDLVVVDASRQMTGDSIGSKSCAVSEVEFWARESDFFVFVLFEGGFTRALNLFGWQDFFRVLAKSPGDVVSVIGETCQSLEGTALEMLQAGADGIIIGDDIAYGKGLFVSPELLREVLWGPLARMMERIKVRVGAPVFFHSEGNIWQALPDIVGAGFDGVHSLEPSSGMDLGEVRRVFGETLCLMGNLEVQYLLCQEESDLVREVTGILEVVGNGAGFIFSTTGGLIDEVDLVKLKRMCELVTSWRPSW, from the coding sequence ATGAACCACAGAAAAAGAGTACTGGCTTCCATAAGACATCAGGCACTGGACCGGATTCCATTAGGGGAACTGGTTATTCCGGACGGGTTAGTGGAGAGGGCCTTTGGGGTAAAGCCTCGGGGCGATAGGGCCAGGCTTTGTTTGAGAAAAGAGTTTTTGGAAGAGTTGGGAATGGATCTGGTGGTGGTGGATGCTTCAAGGCAGATGACAGGAGATAGCATAGGTAGCAAGTCTTGCGCAGTCAGTGAGGTTGAGTTCTGGGCCCGTGAAAGCGACTTTTTTGTTTTCGTGCTTTTTGAGGGTGGTTTTACTAGGGCTTTGAATCTGTTCGGGTGGCAAGACTTTTTCCGGGTTCTGGCCAAATCGCCCGGGGACGTTGTGTCGGTCATCGGGGAAACCTGCCAGAGCTTGGAGGGCACGGCATTGGAGATGCTGCAGGCTGGGGCCGACGGTATTATCATCGGTGATGACATCGCTTATGGAAAGGGGCTTTTCGTAAGTCCCGAGCTTTTACGGGAGGTGTTGTGGGGACCTTTGGCCAGGATGATGGAGAGGATTAAGGTGAGGGTGGGGGCCCCGGTGTTCTTCCATTCGGAAGGCAACATTTGGCAGGCCTTGCCCGATATCGTTGGTGCAGGCTTTGACGGGGTACATTCTCTGGAGCCGAGTTCGGGCATGGACTTGGGGGAGGTACGAAGGGTTTTTGGGGAGACTTTGTGCCTGATGGGTAATTTAGAAGTTCAATACCTGTTGTGCCAGGAGGAATCCGATTTGGTTCGAGAGGTGACCGGCATATTGGAAGTGGTGGGTAACGGAGCCGGGTTCATCTTTAGTACAACCGGGGGGCTTATCGATGAGGTGGATCTGGTAAAGCTCAAGAGAATGTGCGAATTGGTTACGAGCTGGCGACCGAGCTGGTGA
- a CDS encoding TOBE domain-containing protein yields MRISAPNKLVGKVASIKESSGMTEVVIDIGDQPVTAVITAGAADALSLRPGDEVFAMFNATSVMLIKDTK; encoded by the coding sequence GTGAGAATCAGCGCCCCGAACAAGCTAGTCGGGAAAGTGGCCAGCATAAAGGAAAGCTCAGGCATGACAGAAGTTGTAATAGATATAGGCGACCAACCGGTAACAGCCGTAATCACGGCGGGCGCGGCCGATGCTCTGAGCCTGCGTCCCGGTGATGAAGTTTTTGCCATGTTCAACGCCACTTCGGTGATGTTGATAAAAGACACCAAGTGA
- a CDS encoding DUF4911 domain-containing protein yields the protein MAKRYRGDSRLARVEPNPSPGHTLKLRVSPDNVHFLMAIMEGYSHLAFPAQVNPKEGKIILHTTPPHRFDLQAIVNHLAFAVEVE from the coding sequence ATGGCTAAGCGTTATCGCGGAGACAGCAGGCTAGCAAGGGTCGAGCCTAATCCTTCGCCAGGGCATACCCTTAAACTGAGGGTGAGCCCCGATAACGTTCACTTTCTCATGGCGATCATGGAAGGATACTCTCACTTGGCTTTTCCCGCCCAAGTCAACCCAAAAGAAGGAAAAATCATTCTTCACACCACTCCTCCCCACCGGTTTGACCTGCAAGCAATAGTCAACCACCTAGCCTTCGCGGTAGAGGTTGAATGA
- a CDS encoding peptidoglycan-binding domain-containing protein, which translates to MQKGTVVFLVLMICSALIIGTTLGFISTREYLVPHLSKTYTDTGTAKTNSADSDENQAPSVPDPNASSIAEKASYSALSRYGQPQTVNSLRSSDAFASTKLLVLTENEVKEVKAMLQNLGYDASSLPEAVKQFQEKNHLAATGYLDTETLTSIITQVLRQKVTKLRP; encoded by the coding sequence GTGCAAAAGGGAACAGTCGTTTTTTTGGTCTTGATGATTTGTTCTGCTCTGATCATAGGGACAACCCTGGGGTTCATAAGTACTCGCGAGTACCTGGTCCCTCACCTAAGCAAGACTTACACGGACACCGGCACGGCTAAAACCAATTCGGCAGATTCCGATGAAAATCAAGCACCTTCGGTGCCTGACCCGAACGCCTCCTCGATAGCAGAAAAGGCCTCGTATTCTGCTCTATCCCGGTACGGCCAACCACAAACCGTGAATTCACTGCGTTCCAGCGACGCCTTTGCCTCGACTAAGCTTTTGGTCCTGACTGAAAATGAAGTCAAAGAGGTCAAGGCTATGTTGCAAAATCTCGGTTACGATGCATCTAGTTTACCCGAGGCAGTGAAGCAGTTCCAAGAAAAAAACCACTTAGCGGCTACTGGTTATCTCGACACCGAGACTTTAACGTCCATTATCACCCAGGTGCTGAGACAAAAGGTGACCAAACTAAGGCCTTAA
- the pyk gene encoding pyruvate kinase, with translation MRKTKIICTLGPSTDDYERLRALITNGMNVARLNFSHGTYDEHERRIRMVREVARELNAEVGLMLDTKGPEIRTGPLKEGKIELRPGQKFVLTNRPVEGNEDEVQISYHELPSQVKAGDCILIADGVIQLSVLEANDTDIVCQVVAGGVLGERKGINLPGVRTNLPFLSQKDIEDINFGIQQNMDFIAASFVRTADDVLDIRRILEEKGADIDIIAKIESQEGLDNLDDIIKVADGVMVARGDLGVEIPTEEVPLVQKVIIEKCRAQGKPVIIATQMLESMVNVPRPTRAEASDVANAIFEGADAIMLSAETAAGKYPVVAVETMARIARRTEMALPYENMLAARRFEGRRTVTDAISYATCATATDLGASAIVTATKSGHTARMVAKYRPRAPIVATTPSPEVVRKLTLVWGVYALTVPETHGTDQMIETALDAAVRRGLISPGDLVVITAGTPGIPGTTNLLRVQVVGKVLVKGTGIGSRAVTSKARVILDPGKPGSFAPGDIVVAVGTDKDYMPLLEKAGGIITEQGGLTSHAAIVGINLDIPVIVGAAEATRVIQDGETITMDTARGQIYRGQAQVR, from the coding sequence TTGCGGAAGACCAAAATCATCTGTACCCTGGGACCTTCCACCGATGATTATGAGCGGCTAAGAGCTTTGATCACCAACGGCATGAACGTGGCCCGTTTGAATTTTTCACACGGCACTTATGATGAGCATGAGCGCCGCATCCGCATGGTGCGTGAGGTGGCGCGGGAACTGAATGCGGAAGTAGGGTTGATGCTTGATACCAAAGGGCCGGAGATCAGGACCGGGCCCTTGAAAGAAGGTAAGATAGAGCTGCGTCCTGGTCAAAAGTTCGTTCTCACCAACCGTCCGGTTGAAGGTAACGAAGACGAGGTCCAGATAAGTTACCATGAGTTACCTTCGCAGGTAAAAGCGGGTGACTGCATATTGATCGCTGACGGCGTCATCCAGCTGTCTGTTTTAGAGGCGAACGACACCGACATCGTCTGCCAGGTGGTTGCGGGAGGAGTACTCGGTGAAAGGAAAGGCATAAACCTGCCGGGTGTGAGAACCAACCTGCCTTTTTTGAGCCAGAAAGACATCGAAGACATTAACTTCGGCATCCAGCAGAATATGGATTTCATTGCTGCCTCGTTCGTAAGGACGGCCGATGATGTTTTGGATATCAGACGCATATTAGAGGAAAAGGGAGCCGACATCGATATAATCGCTAAGATTGAGAGCCAGGAGGGGCTGGACAACCTGGATGACATAATAAAGGTTGCTGATGGCGTCATGGTCGCCCGGGGAGACCTGGGGGTTGAAATACCTACCGAAGAAGTACCTCTGGTGCAAAAGGTTATAATCGAGAAATGCCGGGCTCAGGGTAAGCCGGTGATAATTGCCACCCAGATGCTCGAATCGATGGTAAACGTGCCGCGCCCCACCCGGGCCGAAGCGTCAGACGTGGCTAATGCCATATTTGAGGGGGCAGACGCCATTATGCTGTCGGCAGAGACCGCAGCCGGTAAATATCCGGTAGTTGCGGTGGAAACCATGGCGCGAATAGCCCGGCGGACGGAGATGGCTTTGCCCTATGAGAACATGCTGGCGGCAAGACGATTCGAAGGCAGGCGTACCGTGACCGATGCCATCAGTTATGCCACCTGTGCTACCGCTACCGACCTGGGGGCCTCGGCCATTGTTACTGCTACAAAATCGGGCCATACGGCGAGAATGGTGGCCAAGTACCGTCCCCGGGCTCCGATCGTGGCTACTACGCCTTCACCCGAAGTGGTACGCAAGCTAACTTTGGTATGGGGGGTATACGCGCTCACGGTCCCGGAAACCCACGGAACTGACCAGATGATAGAAACAGCCCTGGATGCCGCAGTCAGGCGAGGGCTAATCTCCCCCGGTGACCTGGTAGTCATAACCGCAGGTACTCCTGGAATCCCTGGGACTACCAATCTACTGAGAGTTCAAGTAGTAGGCAAGGTGCTGGTTAAGGGAACGGGTATAGGTAGCCGGGCCGTTACCAGTAAGGCGCGGGTGATACTGGATCCGGGCAAACCGGGCTCGTTTGCTCCGGGAGATATAGTGGTGGCAGTCGGAACAGACAAGGACTATATGCCGTTGTTGGAAAAGGCCGGGGGGATTATCACGGAACAGGGAGGCCTGACTTCTCATGCAGCCATAGTAGGTATTAACTTGGATATTCCTGTCATCGTTGGAGCCGCCGAGGCAACCCGTGTCATCCAAGACGGAGAAACCATAACCATGGATACGGCTAGGGGACAAATCTACCGCGGCCAAGCCCAAGTGCGGTAA
- the pfkA gene encoding 6-phosphofructokinase, whose protein sequence is MKKIAILTSGGDAPGMNAAVRAVVRAGIYAGYQVFGVTRGFQGLINGDFVEMTLGSVADIIHRGGTILRTSRCEEFMEEKGRLRGLEALRDAGIQDVIGIGGNGTIRGLYEFSKLGVNTVAIPGSIDNDIPYCDMSIGFDTAVNTVVSAINRIRDTATAHERIFIVEVMGRESGHIALTAGLAGGAESILIPEVPFDLDQVVERLKQGMKRGKLHSIIVVAEGCCGAYPLAREIQAKTGMDTKVTVLGHTQRGGMPSAMDRNLASRMGKRAVDLIVEGKGNMMTGYQGMKIVDVPLAQVIEGKKDIDLDICEIARILSI, encoded by the coding sequence ATGAAGAAGATCGCGATATTGACGAGCGGCGGCGATGCCCCGGGGATGAACGCAGCGGTGAGGGCTGTGGTTAGGGCGGGCATATACGCGGGATACCAGGTTTTCGGTGTTACCCGCGGTTTTCAGGGTCTGATAAACGGGGACTTCGTTGAGATGACCCTGGGGTCGGTAGCGGATATAATTCACCGGGGCGGGACTATCTTGAGAACCTCGCGTTGTGAAGAGTTTATGGAAGAAAAAGGGAGACTCCGGGGTTTAGAGGCTTTAAGGGATGCAGGCATTCAGGATGTCATCGGTATCGGCGGCAATGGCACGATAAGAGGACTTTATGAGTTCTCGAAACTGGGAGTAAATACCGTTGCCATTCCCGGAAGCATTGACAACGATATCCCCTACTGCGACATGTCCATCGGGTTTGACACCGCGGTAAACACGGTGGTGAGTGCCATCAATCGAATCCGGGACACGGCAACAGCCCACGAGCGCATTTTCATCGTCGAGGTGATGGGACGGGAATCCGGACACATAGCATTGACCGCCGGGCTGGCCGGCGGGGCCGAAAGCATACTTATCCCGGAGGTTCCATTTGACTTGGACCAGGTCGTGGAGAGGCTTAAGCAGGGGATGAAAAGAGGCAAGCTGCACAGCATAATCGTAGTAGCCGAAGGCTGTTGCGGCGCTTACCCGTTGGCTAGAGAAATCCAGGCCAAAACCGGCATGGATACAAAGGTTACAGTTCTCGGGCATACCCAACGGGGGGGTATGCCGAGTGCCATGGACAGGAACCTGGCGTCACGCATGGGTAAACGAGCAGTTGACCTTATCGTAGAAGGCAAAGGAAATATGATGACCGGCTACCAAGGGATGAAGATTGTTGATGTGCCTTTGGCTCAGGTCATCGAGGGCAAGAAGGATATTGACCTCGACATCTGCGAGATCGCTCGGATATTGTCTATCTAG
- the mtrB gene encoding trp RNA-binding attenuation protein MtrB — protein MERDYVGEDYVIIKALENGVTIIGLTRGKETKFHHTEKLDKGEVMIAQFTEHTSAIKVRGKAEILTRFGLVTTEL, from the coding sequence ATGGAGAGGGATTACGTTGGGGAAGATTATGTGATAATCAAGGCTTTGGAAAACGGCGTCACTATAATCGGTCTGACTCGGGGAAAGGAAACCAAGTTTCACCATACTGAAAAGCTTGACAAGGGTGAGGTAATGATCGCCCAGTTTACCGAGCATACTTCAGCCATCAAAGTCAGAGGGAAGGCAGAAATACTGACTCGTTTCGGTTTGGTTACCACAGAACTGTAG
- a CDS encoding DNA polymerase III subunit alpha, with amino-acid sequence MQGFVHLHTHSEYSLLDGAVRVSSLVKRAKELGMPALAITDHGVLYGVIDFYKQARKAGIKPIIGCEVYVAPRHRFDRTPKVDDALYHLTLLCENQDGYRNLVQMVSKAFLEGFYYKPRVDKELLEQHGRGLIALSGCIAGEVPELLLAGNYEEARAVAGYFREVFGENNFFLEVQDHGLSEQRVVNEAMCHLSRELDVPLVATNDVHYLNRDDAFIHDVLLCIQTGKVLTDESRMRFPCPEFYFKSGEEMSSLFAHIPEAVTNTVTIAERCSVDFGFDSFCLPEFPLPEGATAESYLEDLAWKKLRERFAHPGTKVIDRLRLELDVINRMGFAGYFLIVQDLVHWAKNRGIRVGPGRGSAAGSLVSYVLGITDINPLEYGLLFERFLNPERITMPDIDIDFCFEKRDQVINYVIEKYGSDRVAQIITFGTMAARAAIRDVGRVLEYPYSEVDRIAKMVPAELGISLDRALEVSGDLAEAYKNDFRVRRLVDTARALEGFPRHASVHAAGVVIGRESLSRVLPLQRTADGHVVTQFTKETVEEIGLLKMDILGLRTLTVIDRCLDIIRKTRGYEIDIDHISLDDPDTYRLLSEGDTVGVFQLESEGLRRLLQEVRPSSFEDLIAIIALYRPGPLGSGMVEDFVNRKHGRQPIEYLHPKLEPILRETYGVILYQEQVMRIASELADFSMGEADVLRRAMGKKKPDELAAQRNKFVEGAYRNGIDRETASSLFELMEHFAGYGFNKSHSAAYALVSYQTAYLKAHYPVEYMCAFLTSVIDNQDRVVYYLKECRRMGMDILPPDINESFENFTVAGGRIRFGLGAIKNVGINAVRSIIEARKEGRFSSLLEFCLRVDLRQLNKRVMENLILAGAFDSLGLKRKEALSLLDECLALAVEVRAAMDSAQPSLFVDDAAATVVQDPVPRSKGEFSVQEKLKKEKEVLGFYVSQNPLEEYREVIPYLMSHEISELSKLDEGQVVRIVATVTAMKRSRSKKGEPWARLVLEDFTGKVEAVVFPAVYRQHYRQIKLDTALVIEGKVIHRDDSVEVAVNQVYPVSHELKELHIQVSNAAGTGNSKSELVRILGGYSGEIPVYLRLSANKVIRLDKNLWVQPSLALKQQLSSLYGRGNVWFR; translated from the coding sequence ATGCAAGGATTTGTGCATCTTCACACCCATTCCGAATACAGTCTCTTGGACGGGGCGGTACGTGTATCGTCACTGGTTAAAAGGGCCAAAGAGTTGGGTATGCCTGCATTGGCCATAACGGATCACGGTGTTCTCTACGGGGTAATCGATTTCTACAAACAAGCTAGAAAAGCCGGAATTAAACCTATTATTGGTTGCGAGGTATACGTTGCTCCGCGGCACAGATTCGACCGGACACCCAAGGTGGATGATGCTCTGTACCATTTGACTCTTCTCTGCGAGAACCAGGACGGATACCGTAACCTGGTGCAGATGGTAAGCAAGGCTTTTCTGGAGGGGTTCTATTACAAACCGCGGGTGGACAAGGAATTGTTAGAGCAGCACGGCCGAGGGCTCATAGCGCTCTCTGGGTGCATCGCCGGCGAGGTACCTGAACTGCTTCTGGCTGGCAATTATGAGGAGGCCAGGGCGGTTGCCGGCTATTTTCGAGAGGTTTTTGGTGAGAACAACTTTTTCCTAGAGGTCCAAGATCACGGTTTGAGCGAACAGCGGGTGGTTAATGAGGCTATGTGTCATTTGAGCCGGGAACTGGATGTGCCCCTAGTGGCGACCAATGACGTTCACTACCTCAACCGGGACGACGCTTTTATCCACGATGTCCTGCTCTGCATCCAGACCGGAAAGGTTCTTACGGACGAATCGCGGATGAGGTTCCCTTGTCCGGAGTTTTATTTTAAGTCAGGGGAAGAAATGAGCAGCTTGTTCGCTCATATACCCGAAGCGGTTACCAACACTGTGACCATTGCAGAAAGGTGTTCAGTTGATTTCGGATTTGATAGTTTTTGTCTGCCGGAATTCCCTTTACCGGAAGGAGCTACCGCCGAATCGTACCTCGAAGACCTTGCCTGGAAGAAATTGCGGGAAAGGTTTGCTCATCCCGGTACGAAAGTTATAGACCGTCTGAGGCTTGAGCTGGATGTCATCAACCGAATGGGGTTTGCAGGTTATTTCCTCATCGTACAAGACCTGGTGCACTGGGCTAAGAACAGGGGAATAAGGGTGGGGCCCGGAAGGGGATCGGCTGCAGGCAGCCTGGTATCGTATGTGCTGGGCATCACCGACATCAATCCCCTGGAGTATGGACTGCTGTTTGAACGTTTCTTAAACCCGGAGAGAATAACCATGCCGGATATCGACATCGATTTTTGTTTCGAGAAACGGGACCAGGTCATAAACTACGTTATCGAAAAGTACGGCAGCGATCGGGTGGCTCAGATCATTACATTCGGTACTATGGCAGCCCGAGCGGCCATACGTGATGTAGGGAGGGTTTTGGAGTACCCGTACAGCGAGGTTGACCGCATTGCCAAAATGGTACCGGCAGAACTGGGTATAAGTTTGGACCGGGCTCTTGAGGTCTCGGGCGACCTGGCAGAAGCCTACAAGAACGATTTTCGGGTGCGAAGGCTAGTGGATACTGCCCGGGCTCTCGAAGGTTTCCCACGGCACGCTTCGGTTCACGCCGCTGGTGTGGTTATCGGGCGAGAAAGCCTGAGCCGTGTGCTACCCCTGCAGAGGACCGCAGACGGGCATGTAGTAACCCAGTTTACCAAGGAGACGGTGGAAGAGATAGGACTTCTCAAGATGGACATCCTGGGATTGAGAACCCTGACCGTGATCGACCGCTGCCTCGATATCATCAGAAAGACCCGTGGCTACGAAATCGACATCGATCATATTTCTCTAGATGATCCTGATACCTACAGACTCCTATCGGAAGGCGATACCGTGGGGGTCTTCCAACTGGAAAGCGAGGGTTTGAGGCGGCTTTTGCAGGAGGTTCGGCCCTCCAGTTTTGAGGATCTCATCGCCATTATAGCTCTCTACCGCCCTGGACCCTTGGGAAGCGGTATGGTAGAGGACTTTGTTAACCGTAAACACGGGCGGCAACCGATAGAATACCTACACCCTAAACTGGAGCCGATTCTTCGCGAAACCTACGGGGTAATTCTTTACCAGGAACAGGTCATGAGGATTGCCAGCGAACTCGCCGACTTTAGCATGGGGGAAGCCGATGTGCTCCGCAGGGCTATGGGGAAAAAGAAACCGGACGAACTGGCAGCCCAGAGGAATAAGTTCGTGGAAGGAGCTTACCGCAACGGGATTGACAGAGAAACGGCATCATCCCTGTTTGAATTGATGGAGCATTTTGCCGGCTACGGGTTCAACAAATCCCACTCGGCGGCGTACGCGCTTGTCTCTTATCAGACCGCTTATCTCAAGGCGCACTACCCGGTTGAATACATGTGCGCCTTTCTCACCAGCGTCATCGATAACCAGGACCGGGTGGTCTACTATTTGAAGGAATGCAGGCGCATGGGGATGGATATCTTACCTCCGGACATCAACGAGAGTTTTGAGAATTTTACCGTAGCCGGAGGTAGGATCAGGTTTGGGTTGGGTGCGATAAAAAACGTAGGTATTAACGCGGTCAGATCCATAATCGAAGCCCGTAAAGAAGGAAGATTCTCTTCTCTCCTCGAGTTCTGCCTGCGGGTGGACCTGCGGCAGTTGAATAAGCGGGTCATGGAAAACTTGATTCTGGCGGGTGCTTTTGACTCGTTAGGACTCAAACGAAAGGAGGCCTTATCTCTACTGGACGAGTGTTTGGCCTTGGCTGTTGAGGTGAGGGCTGCTATGGACAGTGCACAGCCTTCTCTGTTTGTTGACGATGCCGCGGCCACGGTGGTTCAGGATCCTGTTCCCCGTTCGAAAGGGGAATTCAGTGTACAGGAGAAACTGAAGAAAGAAAAAGAAGTATTAGGCTTCTATGTTTCTCAGAACCCGTTGGAGGAATACCGCGAGGTGATTCCATATCTGATGTCACATGAGATCAGTGAACTTTCCAAACTCGATGAAGGCCAAGTGGTCCGGATCGTGGCTACGGTAACTGCTATGAAGAGGAGCCGAAGCAAAAAGGGGGAGCCTTGGGCTCGTCTGGTACTCGAGGATTTCACGGGGAAAGTCGAAGCAGTTGTTTTTCCTGCGGTTTACCGGCAGCATTACAGGCAGATAAAACTGGATACGGCTTTGGTCATTGAAGGGAAGGTTATCCACCGGGATGATTCGGTTGAGGTTGCCGTCAACCAGGTGTATCCCGTTTCTCACGAACTGAAGGAGCTGCACATCCAGGTATCGAACGCGGCTGGCACCGGGAACTCGAAGTCAGAATTGGTCAGGATTCTGGGAGGTTACTCGGGAGAAATACCAGTATACCTTCGGCTTTCAGCCAATAAAGTTATTCGTTTAGACAAGAACTTATGGGTACAGCCCAGTTTGGCTTTGAAACAGCAGCTATCTTCACTCTACGGCAGAGGAAACGTGTGGTTCAGATGA
- a CDS encoding small, acid-soluble spore protein, alpha/beta type, which yields MNKNRNTGKGPGAKAKLTPVEKLKLEILAELGLLEKVEREGWKALTLAECGRVGGILNSRLRRI from the coding sequence ATGAACAAAAACAGGAACACGGGTAAGGGCCCAGGTGCTAAGGCAAAACTGACTCCGGTAGAGAAGCTTAAACTCGAGATACTCGCGGAACTCGGTCTCCTGGAGAAAGTGGAACGTGAAGGCTGGAAGGCTTTGACTTTGGCTGAGTGCGGCCGGGTAGGAGGAATTCTGAACAGCCGTTTGAGAAGGATTTGA
- a CDS encoding carboxymuconolactone decarboxylase family protein — MEVRIPWFVEKMRDIDPVFYQQLKAVVELAMTPGALDAKTKYLITLALDAYKGAQEGVKVLAAQARGAGATDMEICEALRLAYYVAGMDAVKTSLAAFQD, encoded by the coding sequence ATGGAGGTAAGGATACCCTGGTTTGTAGAGAAAATGAGAGATATCGATCCTGTGTTTTATCAACAGTTAAAAGCGGTTGTAGAACTGGCCATGACTCCCGGTGCCCTTGATGCTAAGACGAAATACCTGATTACCTTGGCCCTGGATGCGTACAAGGGGGCTCAGGAAGGGGTAAAAGTACTGGCGGCTCAGGCACGGGGAGCCGGTGCCACGGACATGGAGATCTGCGAGGCCCTGCGGTTAGCTTATTACGTTGCGGGGATGGATGCGGTCAAGACTTCGTTAGCTGCATTTCAAGATTAA
- a CDS encoding acetate uptake transporter — MKNNDVKEVKVVGHVQELVGNPSALGLLGLAMVTLVASSQKLGLTGGPTGSVAYVLPWAIFLGALAQFVAGLYDFKHNNTFGATAFCGYGFFWFGVAMTWMIKMGMFGQAVAATGDIRQLGFAFLGYFIFTVYMTIGSMGTNKVLFIIFFLIDLLFLGLFMSTLGWGGETWHKLAAWSELLISIFSFYGSAASVLNTHYNQVVLPVGKPFGPWVK, encoded by the coding sequence ATGAAAAACAACGATGTTAAAGAAGTAAAAGTAGTAGGTCATGTCCAAGAATTAGTCGGTAACCCCTCTGCCCTGGGACTCCTAGGGCTTGCCATGGTTACTCTGGTTGCCTCTAGCCAAAAGCTAGGCCTTACCGGCGGGCCTACTGGAAGCGTTGCTTATGTTCTGCCCTGGGCCATATTTCTAGGAGCACTGGCCCAATTTGTAGCCGGCTTATACGACTTCAAACACAACAACACGTTCGGAGCCACCGCGTTCTGCGGTTACGGTTTCTTCTGGTTCGGAGTAGCCATGACCTGGATGATAAAGATGGGCATGTTCGGGCAAGCTGTAGCTGCCACCGGTGACATCAGGCAACTGGGGTTTGCTTTCCTCGGCTACTTCATTTTCACCGTGTATATGACCATTGGCTCCATGGGGACCAACAAGGTGCTCTTCATCATCTTCTTCCTTATCGACCTGTTGTTCCTGGGTCTCTTTATGAGCACGCTGGGTTGGGGAGGAGAAACTTGGCACAAGCTAGCAGCATGGTCCGAACTCTTGATCTCCATCTTCTCATTCTACGGTTCAGCAGCCTCTGTACTGAACACTCACTACAACCAGGTGGTATTACCGGTCGGCAAGCCCTTCGGCCCCTGGGTTAAATAG